The following proteins are encoded in a genomic region of Vanessa tameamea isolate UH-Manoa-2023 chromosome 4, ilVanTame1 primary haplotype, whole genome shotgun sequence:
- the LOC135194772 gene encoding uncharacterized protein LOC135194772, with protein MNIRPLSPELAEKARLELNEDPNRIASDLQHIKDWLSKQPHLRACTDDQWLVAFLRGCKYSLERTKEKLDLYYSLYGLAPEIYTVQHNDAKFDTLMNNGSYLMLLDTETPTSPRTAIIRPGKYDPDIFNVADLYSVTSIIQKIILFTDDKSVISGIQWIIDLKDVKIGHMLQMTPTIMKKMVYSSQEAAPIRMKGTHFINAPAAFEMILNTMKNFLNEKNRNRFYVYQNYEDFYNSVPKSILPKEYGGDSASIKEIIEYWNTKKIEYDSWLKEEMKNGTDESKRPGKPKTAESVFGVEGSFRQLDSYFVSSKTIIVSLIIRNKVLNMQIRPLCAELAKKAQDELNEDPARIASDVQHVKDWLSKQPHLRARKDDQWLVAFLRGCKYSLERTKEKLDLYYSMRTLAPDLFSVLPGDKVFTDIMNIGTYLILPKSTTPDSPRVAIVRPGSYDPDKYKLSDIFSVSIVLQRILLMEDDATVISGVRTILDLEGVTLAHYLQMTPAMMKKMAVLSQDAAPMRMKGTHYINTPAGFETVFSAIKNLLNEKNRQRLYVHNKNYEEMYSHGISKDILPTEYGGNGGTIKEIIDHWKDKVQKYSSWLEEDLKYGTDESKRSGQPKTPESMFGLEGSFRQLNFD; from the exons atgaatattcgaCCTTTGTCACCCGAACTCGCAGAAAAGGCCCGGTTGGAGCTGAACGAAGATCCGAATAGGATTGCGAGTGATCTTCAACACATTAAGGATTGGTTATCAAAACAGCCGCACTTACGAGCCTGtacag ATGATCAATGGCTGGTAGCATTTCTTAGGGGCTGTAAGTACAGCCTCGAGAGAACAAAGGAAAAGTTGGATCTTTACTATTCATTGTATGGCCTCGCGCCAGAAATTTACACCGTCCAACATAACGACGCAAAATTTGATACACTTATGAATAACGG ctCATACTTAATGCTACTAGACACAGAGACTCCAACATCTCCGCGGACAGCAATAATTCGCCCCGGCAAATATGATCCCGATATTTTTAACGTCGCCGATTTGTACTCTGTAACGTCAATAATTCAAAAG attatactTTTTACTGACGACAAAAGTGTAATATCCGGGATTCAATGGATAATCGATTTAAAAGACGTGAAGATCGGTCATATGTTACAAATGACTCCAACGATCATGAAAAAGATGGTGTATAGCTCGCAG gAAGCTGCACCAATACGTATGAAAGGAACTCACTTTATAAATGCACCGGCTGCCTTTGAGATGATATTAAATACGATGAAGAatttcttaaatgaaaaaaatcggAATAGA ttctatgtatatcaaaattacgaagatttttataatagtgtACCTAAGTCAATTCTGCCTAAGGAATACGGAGGAGATTCGGCgtctataaaagaaataatag AGTATtggaatactaaaaaaatagaatacgaTTCATGGTTAAAGGAAGAGATGAAGAACGGAACGGATGAATCGAAACGACCAGGGAAGCCGAAGACAGCAGAGAGTGTATTTGGAGTTGAAGGATCTTTCCGTCAATTGGATT CTTACTTCGTTTCGAGTAAGACGATCATTGTTTCACTGATAATCCGAAACAAAGTACTGAATATGCAAATTCGGCCTTTGTGTGCTGAGCTTGCTAAGAAAGCTCAAGATGAGCTTAATGAAGATCCAGCGAGGATAGCGAGTGATGTGCAACATGTCAAGGACTGGTTGTCGAAGCAACCACATTTGCGCGCTCGAAAAG ATGATCAATGGCTGGTAGCGTTCCTGCGTGGGTGTAAGTACAGTCTTGAGAGAACAAAGGAGAAGTTGGATCTCTATTACTCGATGCGTACTCTCGCCCCGGATCTTTTCAGCGTCCTGCCTGGTGATAAAGTTTTTACAGATATTATGAATATAGG TACCTATTTAATACTGCCAAAATCTACGACACCAGATTCACCACGGGTAGCAATTGTTCGACCCGGTAGTTATGATCctgataaatacaaattatcagATATATTTTCTGTCTCTATCGTGCTTCAAAGG ATATTGTTAATGGAGGATGATGCCACTGTTATATCTGGTGTTCGCACAATATTGGATTTAGAGGGGGTGACACTGGCCCATTATCTTCAAATGACCCCGGCTATGATGAAGAAGATGGCAGTTCTTTCACAG GATGCTGCCCCAATGCGTATGAAAGGAACTCACTACATCAACACGCCAGCAGGATTTGAAACTGTATTTTCCGCTATTAAGAATTTGCTCAATGAAAAGAATAGGCaaaga TTATACGTCCACAACAAAAATTACGAAGAGATGTATAGTCACGGTATAAGTAAGGATATTTTACCGACTGAATACGGTGGCAACGGTGGGACTATCAAAGAAATAATCG aTCATTGGAAAGATAAAGTACAAAAGTATAGTTCATGGTTGGAAGAAGACCTGAAATACGGAACGGACGAGTCGAAAAGGTCTGGACAGCCGAAAACTCCCGAGAGCATGTTTGGACTAGAGGGTTCTTTTCGACAACTAAACTTTGATTAG